The sequence TCTTCCTCGTCATCTCCCAGAGCTGCTCCTTGGTCTCGTCCCTGTTCTCCTTCCTAAAGACAACATCAAAGATGTATTCTCCCACAAGCCTTTCTATCTCTCCTTTGAGCTCCTTTGGATAGGTGTAGTCAACGGAGGCATCCGGAGTGATGAAGCAGCTCACAAGATAACCGTTTACCCTTTTAGGTGGATAACTCGGAGGAATTCCAATTAAAATCGATTTTTTACCCTTCTCAGCTATGTGGTGCCAAACGGCTTTTTCCTTAACCATCAAAGCATGGGCAATCCAGATGTCATTGTACGTACCTTTCTTCCTATGCCTAAACCCGTAAAGACCTAATTCTCCAGGTGTTTTACCTGTGGCCATAACCATCCAAGCTGGAATGGTGATAGCAGGAATCGTGCTCTGCATCGGGCCGTATATAGATCTCTCCACAAGCCACTTTATGTTGGGCAAGTCATCCAAAAACTTACCAAACAAAAGTTCAGGTGGGGCTGAGTCAAGGCCAATAACAAAGACCTTCTTGACCTTCTCAATCCCTTCATTTATTTTTTCTTCCATATTGATCACCTCAGATGAGCGTTAATTATACCCAAAGCCTCCTCAATCCTATCCCTCTCACATACACAACCCAAAACCTCTCTTTTACCTCCAGCATTGAACCCTTTGCCCTTAAGCTCGGATATCACTTGGGCCATGTTGATTTTCTCAGCCATCTTGGAGGAGACTCTAAAGTAAATCTGGGCCTTTCCATGGAAGTCTTCATTAACCACCACCGCTCCTTCATAGCCAATCTCCCAAACTGCTTTTCTGGCCACCTTGGAGATTATGTTGAAGGGACTCTTGAAAGTCATGAAAGCAATCCCATCCTTAACCTCGGCCTTTGAGAGGGCATCCTGCACAGCTTCTTCTATCGCCTCCGCTTTCTTGACCCAGGGTTCATAGGTCAGAAGATCCTTTATCGGGTTTTCGAGGAGCACTTTGAGGGCCTTTTCCACACTTTCTCTATCCATGGTTACATAATTTGAATCTATGAGACTAACCAGTCTTAGGGCTTCCTCCTTTGTTATTCCCTCCATTTCCAAAAGCTCTTCAACCTTCGGGATCTTAAAGGCCTTCCCACCTATATCTCCAATGACCCCTAAAGCGCTCCATGCATTCCAGATGTTAAAATATTGAGAAACAACGAAAGAGGCCGAGGGGGCCTCATCACCCTCAAGGGCTGGGTTTATCTGCTTCACCCTCGAATTTTTGATTCTTGGCTGGATGTGGTGGTCTATGAACATGATTTCCTTCTCAATGCCCTCAACCTCATGGGGAAGGCTCAGGTCGAGGACGTAGATCTTTTCAGCCTCTTCAATGGCCCTTTTGATCCTCTCATCAAAGCGGAACTCTCCGATGGGTGGAGTTAGATTCCTGAATTCCTCTAGGTTAAGGGCCCTAATGAGCAAAGCCGCTGAAGTTATACCATCCGTGTCCCAGTGATGGATTATCAACATGGAAATCACTCTACAAAGGGATTGTCGAAGTTCCTTATGACCTCATACACCTCGGGCCTCATCAAGTACTCAGGCGGCTGTTCACCGTTCATTATCATCTTCCTGAGCTTTGTGCCACTTATCTTTGTGTGGAACTCGCCATCGTGCGGGCATATCTTGGCGTTTACCATTCCCCCGCATCTTTTACAATAAAAGGCTTCCCTGATGAACATTGGAGTTATTCCAAGGTCAGGGAACTCATCGAAGAGGTCCCATGCCTCATAAGGCCCGTAATAATCTCCCACACCTGCGTGATCTCTTCCAACTATGAAGTGGGTTGCACCAAAATTCTTCCTCATTATTGCATGGTGGATTGCCTCTCTAGGCCCTGCATAGCGCATTTCATACCTCACTGTGGCAAGGGCCGCCGCATTTTTCGGGTAGTAGTGCTCAAAAAGAACTTCATAAGCTTTGATTATGACATCATCCTTATAGTCGCCCTTTTTCTTCTTTCCAAGAACCGGGTTTATGAAAAGACCATCAACAAAAGTCAAGGCAGCCTTTTGCACATACTCATGGCCAGTGTGCGGAACGTTTCTTGTCTGAAAGGCAACTATCGTCTTCCATCCCCTCTCCTTAAAGAGAACTCTCGTCTCGATGGGCCTTAAGGTATACTTGGCAAAGGGATTTGGGAGTTCATTCAAGAGCTCTATCTCTCCACCGACTAAATAATTGCCCATTGAATAAACCTTTGAAACTCCTGGATGGGCCTTATCCGTGGTTTTGAATACCTTCTCCGCAAAGTATTCCTTATCATAGGTGTATATCTCCTCGACGTGCATTCTCGCTATCGGCAGATCTTCGTAATAGAGGAGTATCGCATCCCCCTCTTCAAATGTGGGCTCTTCAACATCAAGAACTATTGGAATTGTCCATGGAGTGTCATCACTGAGGCGCATGTGGTCTAAAACACTCTCAAAATCATCTCTCGTTAAAAATCCTTTTAACGGAGAATAAACACCATGGGCTATGTTTTCAAGGTCAATAGCCCTTCCATGATCAATTTGAACCCTTGGATACTCATGCTGCTCACTCAAAATCCTCTCTCTTGTCTTTGAGGCAGCTATTCTCCTAATCAATTTTCCTCCGTGGGGCTTAGAAACCATTGCTATCACCTAAAAAAGTTTTAGAGAATCAGTCGAGATATCCTAAAGCACGGAGTCTCTCTTTAACCTTCTCCTCTTCCTCTTCGCTGAAGACCTCTTCCTTTTCCTCTTCCTCAAGACTTGCCAAAACCTCTCTCAAAACGTAGGTCACGTAGTCTGAAACTGAAGTGAAGCCTGTTCCCTCAATTCTTTTCTTTATCTTCTCGTAAAGAGGCTTTGGTATAGAAACGGTTGTGTATTTTCTCTCCTCATCCCCCATTACAAACACCTCCAGCTTTAATGATATTTAATTACATTTAATTAAACTTAATTAGAGCTTATAAAAGTTTTCCATGAGAATCCCATGAACTTTTATGTGTAATTATTCAAATTTTTTATTAACTTTTAACAAGTATATGTTAATTATTTTTTATCAGATTTCAAATTATATTTTGCTTTAAATAAAAATTTTGAAACAGAAAGGTTTATATACTTCAAAACCAACTATATACTGAGGGGCACTGTGTGGAAAGGGACCGAAGCGAAAGCTTCACCCTGATCCAGAGTTCATATCTAACCGTAAACCTGACAACTTACCCAGAGTTGTGAGGTTTATGAGTGAAGATATGGGCCCTGCCTCAGAGCGAAACTTCACTGAGGCCTCCGAACCATACGGTGTCCCTCACTTGTTCTATTAGACCTTAAAAATTGAGTTATGTGAACTCCACGTCTATTGCTTCATCCTTATTGGCACTTTCTAAAGCCTTTATAGCAACCATCAGAGCATGAAGCCCCTCTTCTCCATTTACCAATGGTTTCTCTTTCTTTTTAACACACTCAACGAAATGCTCAAGCTCATTCCTCAGAGGCTCTTTAAACTGCACTTTCGCCTCTTTAACCCACTCATGATTGTATAAGATGAGCTTCTGGGTTATGTAATTCAATTCCGCTATGCCCTCGGTCCCAACCACGCTAAGGGTTCTAACCTTATGGGGAGTAAGCCAGTTGGTCTCCACAACTCCCGTGGCGTTTTCAAAATTAAGCATTATTATCGCATAATCCTCAAGTTCAAGGGGGTTCTTTGCACTCCCAGCCCTAGCGTAAACTTTCCTCACATTTCTCTCAAGTAAAAAGCTCATGACATCAATATCGTGAACCGCTAAATCTATTATCACACCAACATCCTTGATCTGTGGAGGCAAGGGGCCAACACGCTTGGCAGTGAGGGTAACCACTTTTCCGATTAAATTCTCATCCAAAATCTCTTTCAACTTCAGAACACCGGGATTAAACCTTTCCACATGTCCAACCATTAAGGTGACATTATTCTTCTTTGCTGCCCTTATTATTTCTTGAGCGCTCTCAATGCTTTCGGCTATGGGTTTCTCCACCAAAACACTTACACCGTTTTCAATAAACTCCAAAGCAACCTGCCTGTGAAGAGAAGTTGGAACTGCAATGCTCACTGCATCAACTTTCTCTACCAGTTCCCTGTAATCTCCAAAAGCCTTTGTTTTAAATTGAGAAGCGACTTCTTTAGCCCTCTCTAAGTTAGCATCAGCCACCCCAACAAATTCTACCTTTCCTTCCTTAGACAACTCAGAATAAATCCTTGCATGATGTCTCCCCATGTTTCCAACACCAACAACACCGACGCGGAGCATTTTGATCACCTAAAAGTTAAATTAAGAGGAAAGCTCTTCGAGCGTTTTTATTATATAATCAATGTCCTCCTCACTAACAGCCGGGTGCACCGGTAAGCTCAGCACTTTCTTTGAGGCTTCAATGGCATTTGGACAGATGTCTTTTGGATAGCCAAGCTTTTGATAGAAAGGCTGCTGGTGAACAGGACTCGGGTAATGTACAGCACTTCCGATTCCTTTTTCCCTCAATTTTGCCATAAGGTCCTCTCTGCTTAACGGAAACTCTTCCTCCACTCTAATCACATATTGATGAAATACGTGTTTGACTCTTGGATCAACGTAGGGTGGAGTTAATCCATCAATCTTGCTTATTCCCTCAGTTAAAAGCCTTGCATTCTCAATTCTCTTCTCATTCCATCCATCGAGCTTTTTGAGCTGGCCTCTTCCAATAGCAGCCGCAATGTTGGTCATCCTCAGGTTATAGCCAAGTTCAACATGGAAGTACTTATCAGCTTGTCCATGGTTTCTTATCAGCTCGGCCCTCCTCGCGAGCTCTTCATCGTTTGTTATTATCATTCCCCCCTCGCCGGTGGTCATGTTCTTGGTTGGGTAGAAGCTGAAGGCTGCAATATCTCCAAAGGTTCCAACTTTCTGTCCTTCAAATTCTGCACCATGGGCCTGAGCACAGTCTTCAATTAAATAAAGCTTGTAATCTTCGGCAATTTCCTTGAAGGCTTTCATGTCCGCGGGCTGACCATAGAGATGGACAACCACTATAGCCTTGGTTTTGTCTGTTATTTTTTCTAGAACCTCGTTTGGGTCAAGGTTGTAAGTCTTTGGATCAATGTCAGCAAAAACAGGTTTTGCTCCTTGGAAGAGTATTGAATTGGCCGATGCAATGAACGTGAAGGGAGTGGTTATAACCTCATCCCCCGGGCCGATTTCAATAGCTTTTAGGGCAATATCCAAAGCTGCAGTGCCATTAGTAACTGCTATCCCGTACTTTGCCCCCAAATAATCTGCAAACTCTCTTTCAAAGGCTTCAACTTCTTTTCCATGGGCAAGCATTCCGCTTTTCAAAACCTCAACAACGGCATTAATCTCTTCTTCTCCAATTAAAGGTCTGGCAATTGGAATATTTCTCATATCTACCGCCTCACAAGTTTTTCTCCTTTAGATAACGCTCATAATCTTCTTTTCTTATTTTCACTTCTCTCCCACAGTGGGAGCATTTGAACATGATATTACTCTCATCTTCACCGATTTTTTCCTTTAATTTTCTTCCGCAGTAGCAGACGAAGCCCTTAAGTCTAGCTGGATTCCCAAATACCAGCCCGAATGGTGGAACGTCTTTGGTAACAACAGCCCCAGCACCTATCATGGCGTATTCACCAATTATTACCCCGCAGACTATTGTTGCATGTGCGCCTATGCTTGCGCCCTTCTTTACGAGGGTTGGCACCACTTCCCAGTCCTCGTTGAACGCCCTAGGATAGAGGTCATTGGTGAAGGTCATGTGCGGGCCGAGGAAAACATCATCTTCAACCTTAACACCATGATAAACACTTACCCCATTCTGGATTTTAACGTTGTTACCTATCTCAACTCCCACGTCAATGTACACGTCCTTCCCAATGTTGCAGTTTTTCCCTATTTTAGCCCCCTTTCTTATGTGAGCGAAGTGCCATATTCTGGTTCCTTCTCCAATCTCAACATTCTCCTCAACAACAGCTAGGGGATGAACGAAATACTTTTGACCCATTCTAAACACCACAGACTATTGACGCCCTAAATTATAAAAGCATTGTTGAGATAAGTGATGTGAGGTATGCCCATGGATACAACCGCGGATCTCATAATATTTTCTCAAGCATTCCCACCGGAAAAGGGAGGCAACGCATCAAGAATGGGGGACTTGTATAAATACCTCACCAAGTTTGGAGTTAAGATTACCGTCATTTCTGCCATCGAGACTTATCCCTTTGGAAGCTTCCCCCGAGAACTCAAGCTCTCAAAAAGAGAGGGGGATATAATCAGACTTTTTACATACCAACCCAAAGAAGACGCCTCAAATATTGAACGGGCCTTATACTACACCCTCTTCCCAATCTTTGCGAGTATTTGGTTGATTTTAAACAAAAAATCTACAGATGTAATCCTAATAACTTCTCCACCTCCCCAAATGTATATTGTGGCCCTTATCGGAAAAATTCTGAAGAAGAAGGTTATAGTAGATATTAGAGATCTATTCTTGGACGTCAGCGTTAGTCTCGGCTTTATAAAGAGAGGGAGTATTGTTGAGAGAGTTTTTAGGTTTCTAGAGTCCAAAGCCCTTCAAACCGCTAATGCCATAACCCTTGTTACTCCCAAGATAAGACGCCAACTGGTTGAGGAATATGGAATAGACCCCGCCAAATGCTATGTTGTTCCAAACGGTGTTGATCTAGAAACATTCAAATGTGAAAAACCAAAAAGAAAACCCCAAATGGTCTATACTGGCTATTTTGGACATGCTCAGGATTTCGACACGTTTTTGGAAGCCTATGCTCTGGTTGATGAAAAAGATAGAATACCCTTGATCCTTGCAGGAAGTGGGGAAAACCTCAAAGAAACTCTAGAAAAGGCTGAAAAACTTGGCTTGTCCAAGTGGGTAAGCTACATCGGAATGCTTTCAAGAAAGGAAGTCGTCAATCTTCTCTGCTCTTCCACCATTGGTGTGGCCCCAATAAAAGCTGATGAGAGCTTAAAATATGCAATACCCTCAAAAATCTATGAATACCTCGCATGTGGTCTTCCATTTGTGGGAGTTGGAATTGGGGAAATTGAGCGAGTGGCCAAAGAAAGCCAGGCAGGATGCGTGGGGAAGACCCCTAAAGAGGTTGCTAAATGCATTAAAAAACTCTTAAGCTCAAACCCACAAAAAATGAGGATATATGGGCTAAGGTATGTCTCCCAATATAGTCGGGAGGCCTCGGCGAGAAAGTTTTTACACGTGCTTGATTTAGTGAGGGAGCAACATGAAAAAGGCCATTGAAGAGTACCTGCATTCATTGGAAAGCAACACAAGGGAACATCTGATAGTTGAAGGTAGCAGTGCATACATAAAAGATCCAGTTTTTGGAATAGTTAGAAACAGGGTCAGCGTTGAATACTTGAAAACTATAATCCGACTTTATGGGGAACAAGAGAG comes from Thermococcus sp. EP1 and encodes:
- a CDS encoding DHH family phosphoesterase, whose translation is MLIIHHWDTDGITSAALLIRALNLEEFRNLTPPIGEFRFDERIKRAIEEAEKIYVLDLSLPHEVEGIEKEIMFIDHHIQPRIKNSRVKQINPALEGDEAPSASFVVSQYFNIWNAWSALGVIGDIGGKAFKIPKVEELLEMEGITKEEALRLVSLIDSNYVTMDRESVEKALKVLLENPIKDLLTYEPWVKKAEAIEEAVQDALSKAEVKDGIAFMTFKSPFNIISKVARKAVWEIGYEGAVVVNEDFHGKAQIYFRVSSKMAEKINMAQVISELKGKGFNAGGKREVLGCVCERDRIEEALGIINAHLR
- the sat gene encoding sulfate adenylyltransferase codes for the protein MVSKPHGGKLIRRIAASKTRERILSEQHEYPRVQIDHGRAIDLENIAHGVYSPLKGFLTRDDFESVLDHMRLSDDTPWTIPIVLDVEEPTFEEGDAILLYYEDLPIARMHVEEIYTYDKEYFAEKVFKTTDKAHPGVSKVYSMGNYLVGGEIELLNELPNPFAKYTLRPIETRVLFKERGWKTIVAFQTRNVPHTGHEYVQKAALTFVDGLFINPVLGKKKKGDYKDDVIIKAYEVLFEHYYPKNAAALATVRYEMRYAGPREAIHHAIMRKNFGATHFIVGRDHAGVGDYYGPYEAWDLFDEFPDLGITPMFIREAFYCKRCGGMVNAKICPHDGEFHTKISGTKLRKMIMNGEQPPEYLMRPEVYEVIRNFDNPFVE
- a CDS encoding ribbon-helix-helix domain-containing protein, coding for MGDEERKYTTVSIPKPLYEKIKKRIEGTGFTSVSDYVTYVLREVLASLEEEEKEEVFSEEEEEKVKERLRALGYLD
- a CDS encoding UDP-N-acetylglucosamine 3-dehydrogenase, whose amino-acid sequence is MLRVGVVGVGNMGRHHARIYSELSKEGKVEFVGVADANLERAKEVASQFKTKAFGDYRELVEKVDAVSIAVPTSLHRQVALEFIENGVSVLVEKPIAESIESAQEIIRAAKKNNVTLMVGHVERFNPGVLKLKEILDENLIGKVVTLTAKRVGPLPPQIKDVGVIIDLAVHDIDVMSFLLERNVRKVYARAGSAKNPLELEDYAIIMLNFENATGVVETNWLTPHKVRTLSVVGTEGIAELNYITQKLILYNHEWVKEAKVQFKEPLRNELEHFVECVKKKEKPLVNGEEGLHALMVAIKALESANKDEAIDVEFT
- a CDS encoding DegT/DnrJ/EryC1/StrS aminotransferase family protein, yielding MRNIPIARPLIGEEEINAVVEVLKSGMLAHGKEVEAFEREFADYLGAKYGIAVTNGTAALDIALKAIEIGPGDEVITTPFTFIASANSILFQGAKPVFADIDPKTYNLDPNEVLEKITDKTKAIVVVHLYGQPADMKAFKEIAEDYKLYLIEDCAQAHGAEFEGQKVGTFGDIAAFSFYPTKNMTTGEGGMIITNDEELARRAELIRNHGQADKYFHVELGYNLRMTNIAAAIGRGQLKKLDGWNEKRIENARLLTEGISKIDGLTPPYVDPRVKHVFHQYVIRVEEEFPLSREDLMAKLREKGIGSAVHYPSPVHQQPFYQKLGYPKDICPNAIEASKKVLSLPVHPAVSEEDIDYIIKTLEELSS
- a CDS encoding acyltransferase, giving the protein MGQKYFVHPLAVVEENVEIGEGTRIWHFAHIRKGAKIGKNCNIGKDVYIDVGVEIGNNVKIQNGVSVYHGVKVEDDVFLGPHMTFTNDLYPRAFNEDWEVVPTLVKKGASIGAHATIVCGVIIGEYAMIGAGAVVTKDVPPFGLVFGNPARLKGFVCYCGRKLKEKIGEDESNIMFKCSHCGREVKIRKEDYERYLKEKNL
- a CDS encoding glycosyltransferase family 4 protein → MPMDTTADLIIFSQAFPPEKGGNASRMGDLYKYLTKFGVKITVISAIETYPFGSFPRELKLSKREGDIIRLFTYQPKEDASNIERALYYTLFPIFASIWLILNKKSTDVILITSPPPQMYIVALIGKILKKKVIVDIRDLFLDVSVSLGFIKRGSIVERVFRFLESKALQTANAITLVTPKIRRQLVEEYGIDPAKCYVVPNGVDLETFKCEKPKRKPQMVYTGYFGHAQDFDTFLEAYALVDEKDRIPLILAGSGENLKETLEKAEKLGLSKWVSYIGMLSRKEVVNLLCSSTIGVAPIKADESLKYAIPSKIYEYLACGLPFVGVGIGEIERVAKESQAGCVGKTPKEVAKCIKKLLSSNPQKMRIYGLRYVSQYSREASARKFLHVLDLVREQHEKGH